The DNA region TAACGTTTTTTTGAATCCTTGTTGTCGATCATAGGATCGTTGAAGCCACCGACGTGGCCACTGGCTTCCCATATTTTCGGGTGCATAAAAATGGCAGAATCAATGCCCACTACATTTTCATGCATCTGTACCATGGACTTCCACCAGTACTCTTTCAGGTTGTTCTTCAGCTCAACCCCATACGGACCGTAGTCGTAGACCGCTCCCAATCCGTCATATATTTCACTTGAAGGAAATACAAAACCATATTCCTTCGCATGAGAAACGATTTTCTTGAAGATGTCTGCTTTCTGATTCATGACGTATGTTCTTTGGGTCCTCCGGTTACCGTTAGCGCTTGCAAAAGTAATGATATTCGATGTACACCATGCAGAATTACATTATAATTGCATTATGATCATCATCGGGCAAACCATTGTTTCAGAAGAGCTGCTGGAAAAACGTTTTCAGTGTGACGTAAAGAAGTGCAAGGGGATCTGTTGTGTGGAGGGTGATGCCGGTGCACCCCTTGAAGCCTCGGAAATCCCTCAGATGGAAGATGCGCTTGAAGCTGTGAAACCTTATATGGAAGCCAAAGGTCTTGAAGTGGTTGAGGAAGAAGGGGTGTGGAACAAAGATAATCAGGGTGAGCTTGTGACTCCATTGGTGGAAGGCAGGGAATGTGCTTTTGCCGTTTTCCGCAATGGCATTGCATTGTGCGCTT from Flavobacteriales bacterium includes:
- a CDS encoding DUF3109 family protein, with the translated sequence MIIIGQTIVSEELLEKRFQCDVKKCKGICCVEGDAGAPLEASEIPQMEDALEAVKPYMEAKGLEVVEEEGVWNKDNQGELVTPLVEGRECAFAVFRNGIALCAFEQAYEDGKTAFKKPISCHLYPIRVQKGGTYDQLHYHRWEICKSAVKCGIKKDVPVFRFLKDALVRKYGEDWYEQLEWLSGQPSL